A stretch of Paenibacillus mucilaginosus 3016 DNA encodes these proteins:
- a CDS encoding YtrH family sporulation protein — protein MASFLTKCLLDFFVAFGVVLGGTMLAGICAVITLDPPVHRMETVAEQIKIWAMVAAIGGTIDPIRAIETHFHDGHISPAIQQILYIVCAFVGAHMGTSLIKWICGTGAAP, from the coding sequence ATGGCTTCCTTTTTGACCAAATGCCTGCTGGACTTCTTCGTTGCCTTCGGGGTGGTGCTCGGCGGCACGATGCTGGCCGGTATCTGCGCCGTCATTACGCTGGATCCGCCGGTCCACCGGATGGAAACCGTAGCCGAGCAGATCAAGATCTGGGCGATGGTCGCCGCCATCGGAGGCACCATCGATCCGATCCGGGCGATCGAGACCCACTTTCACGACGGGCACATCTCGCCGGCCATCCAGCAAATCCTCTATATCGTGTGCGCCTTCGTGGGGGCGCATATGGGCACCTCGCTGATCAAATGGATCTGCGGCACCGGAGCCGCCCCGTGA